In Streptomyces nodosus, one DNA window encodes the following:
- a CDS encoding KAP family P-loop NTPase fold protein: protein MAESHIQPGMAATRAEIKNLYGGGTQGGIVPSATTNNVLLFSDPAAGHRFGYFDGWLAEDDARGPIFEYTGAGTIGDQTFERGNKAILNHVEDGRSLRVFTAAGRVEGSQTILHRYVGEFKVDAEQPYIQRQAPDANGNSRNVIVFRLRPAGPVDRDSLDTISPPPSLATLHSDSSTVDDLLNNRAEVDKLAKLVLATTTMPPLAIALLGEWGAGKSSFMAQMDQRIRQLTLLSAEVKSGESAFMEHVHQIHFNAWHYSDEHVWSGLVDELFSALASTPREQSDSSESAGAKRHQRAAKLADLESRSQQLDADLQRAAGLRPQGFLASLISPREGWPLLRAATREMRAQIVAYGLISITMLVAALAIAVWGEPVIQPWITGSITIILAGLPLAKIWANVRAWLPDQRRNLDKVHDRLKEIQKELHSQVAVARASLAEVDAAVRLADFLSERGSLNSYREYQGLLTKVHKDLTRLDEALRAAQDEWAQSESDQRPPLQRIILYIDDLDRCPPDRVVEVLAAIHLMLALPLFVVVVAVDPRWLVRCLKHHHKELFAAGGEIGEGAIDDIATPVDYLDKIFQIPLTVPPTTPRKTGLLLESLLGSPGVNNDQSEESEQTPPEGEVHIEGNTSEDSGSEGEAAAPETNADELNPSQMSLTAAEISFMAQLGALLPTPRAAKKLVNLYRLVRMGVEAEGLSGFVDTSSGEPGEHQVVQILLALLVGRPEQASALFKYILAAAPTEKITDVLRNSPPQATIGHKAAEVLDSITGNTEVWLDVAAYQRWCPVLARYSFYTRRLSG, encoded by the coding sequence ATGGCCGAATCGCACATACAGCCCGGCATGGCTGCCACCCGCGCTGAGATCAAGAACCTCTACGGTGGCGGGACTCAGGGGGGCATCGTGCCCTCAGCCACGACGAACAATGTGCTCCTCTTCTCCGACCCTGCCGCCGGTCACCGCTTCGGTTACTTCGATGGTTGGCTTGCTGAGGACGATGCACGCGGACCCATCTTCGAGTACACCGGTGCCGGCACCATTGGGGACCAGACTTTTGAGCGCGGCAACAAGGCCATCCTTAATCACGTTGAGGACGGTCGATCGCTTCGGGTGTTCACAGCTGCTGGGAGAGTCGAAGGTTCCCAGACCATACTTCATCGCTACGTGGGCGAGTTTAAGGTCGACGCGGAGCAGCCATACATTCAACGGCAAGCCCCTGACGCCAATGGCAACTCGCGCAATGTCATTGTCTTCAGGCTTCGTCCTGCTGGCCCAGTTGACCGCGATTCACTGGACACTATCTCGCCGCCACCGTCTTTGGCCACCTTGCATAGCGACAGTTCCACAGTTGATGATCTCCTCAATAACAGAGCAGAGGTTGATAAACTAGCGAAGCTCGTCTTGGCAACGACAACAATGCCGCCGTTGGCTATTGCTTTGCTCGGGGAGTGGGGTGCCGGAAAGTCGAGTTTCATGGCTCAGATGGATCAGCGAATTCGACAGCTAACGCTCTTGTCAGCCGAAGTGAAGTCCGGCGAAAGTGCCTTCATGGAGCACGTTCATCAGATCCATTTCAACGCTTGGCATTACAGTGACGAGCATGTTTGGTCGGGCCTTGTTGACGAATTGTTTAGCGCCCTTGCGTCGACACCTCGAGAGCAGTCAGACTCTTCAGAAAGTGCCGGCGCCAAGCGCCACCAACGGGCTGCAAAACTCGCTGACCTGGAGAGCAGATCCCAGCAGCTGGATGCGGATTTGCAGCGAGCTGCGGGTCTACGCCCGCAAGGGTTTCTAGCTTCGCTGATCTCACCTCGGGAAGGCTGGCCCCTCCTGCGTGCCGCGACCCGTGAGATGCGTGCTCAGATAGTCGCCTACGGCCTAATATCCATCACTATGCTGGTTGCCGCACTAGCGATAGCCGTCTGGGGCGAGCCTGTGATCCAGCCATGGATCACAGGCAGCATTACAATAATACTCGCTGGTCTACCCCTAGCCAAGATTTGGGCAAATGTGCGGGCATGGCTTCCGGACCAGAGGAGAAACCTTGATAAAGTCCATGACCGCTTGAAGGAGATACAAAAGGAATTGCACTCCCAAGTCGCCGTTGCGCGGGCTAGCTTGGCCGAGGTCGATGCGGCAGTCCGGCTCGCCGACTTCCTGTCTGAGCGTGGTTCATTGAACTCCTATCGAGAGTACCAGGGGCTGCTCACCAAGGTGCATAAGGACCTCACGCGCCTCGACGAAGCACTACGTGCAGCGCAGGATGAGTGGGCACAGTCAGAGTCTGATCAGCGTCCACCTTTGCAACGAATAATTCTGTATATCGACGACTTGGACCGCTGTCCTCCTGATCGCGTAGTCGAGGTACTGGCTGCCATCCACCTCATGCTTGCGCTACCCCTATTCGTCGTTGTTGTGGCTGTCGATCCGCGCTGGCTAGTCAGATGCTTGAAGCATCACCACAAGGAGCTCTTCGCGGCAGGGGGCGAGATAGGAGAGGGTGCGATCGATGATATTGCGACACCCGTTGACTACCTGGACAAGATTTTTCAAATTCCACTCACGGTGCCGCCCACTACGCCAAGGAAGACGGGACTCCTCCTTGAATCCCTCCTCGGCTCCCCCGGCGTGAACAACGACCAATCGGAAGAATCGGAGCAGACACCTCCAGAGGGCGAGGTGCACATCGAAGGTAACACCTCTGAGGATTCAGGCAGCGAAGGAGAAGCAGCCGCACCTGAAACGAACGCCGATGAACTGAATCCAAGCCAAATGTCATTGACTGCAGCAGAGATCTCCTTCATGGCCCAGTTGGGGGCCCTGCTACCAACTCCGCGAGCAGCGAAGAAACTCGTAAATCTCTATCGACTTGTCCGCATGGGGGTCGAGGCTGAAGGGCTATCCGGTTTCGTCGACACCTCGTCTGGCGAGCCGGGTGAACATCAGGTAGTGCAGATTCTCCTCGCCTTGCTTGTCGGGCGCCCTGAGCAAGCTAGTGCTCTCTTCAAATACATCCTCGCTGCTGCACCGACTGAGAAGATAACGGACGTGCTTCGGAACAGCCCGCCGCAGGCTACAATCGGCCATAAAGCGGCCGAAGTTCTCGATTCGATCACTGGAAACACAGAGGTTTGGCTGGATGTTGCCGCCTATCAACGATGGTGTCCTGTGTTGGCCAGGTACTCCTTTTATACGCGGCGCCTAAGTGGCTGA
- a CDS encoding RNA-guided endonuclease InsQ/TnpB family protein, which yields MSTQRAVGGDAGNARYTYRLRVSSTARTALLAEWDRCRWVWNECVAKSRQVHAHNRAHPDNGLTCGPARLDKMLTEARAAMAWLREGSSVPQQQIVRDFGKSRARALKDIKDRLPMRRRAGMPRIKRKRDALPTLNYTRRGFRLKDRRLHLAGGIVLTVVWSRDLPSVPSSVRVYRDSLGHWYASFVVAAEAQPLPATGAVLGVDWGVKETATTTSDAHDLPHPQHGMNAARRLARYQRMMARRRPAKGQPASRGYREAQRQAAKVHKKVARQRQDTGRKWAKRVVRDHDTVAVEDFRPKFLARTSMARKAADAAIGATKTALIEMGRKHGRDIRLVHPAHTTMDCASCGARTKHALPLSERTYTCTACGLVSPRDKNSAHVMLVRAGLNPAGAEGVRPPGALLPEAA from the coding sequence ATGTCGACGCAGCGGGCTGTGGGCGGGGATGCCGGGAACGCCCGGTACACCTACCGGCTGCGCGTGTCGTCGACCGCCCGTACGGCGCTGCTCGCCGAATGGGACCGCTGCCGGTGGGTCTGGAACGAGTGCGTCGCCAAGTCCCGCCAGGTGCACGCCCACAACCGGGCGCATCCCGACAACGGACTGACGTGTGGCCCGGCCCGGCTCGACAAGATGCTGACCGAGGCCCGCGCCGCCATGGCGTGGCTGCGTGAGGGATCGTCGGTGCCGCAGCAGCAGATCGTCCGGGACTTCGGCAAGTCCCGGGCCAGGGCTCTGAAGGACATCAAGGACCGGCTGCCCATGCGGCGGCGTGCCGGAATGCCGAGGATCAAGCGGAAGCGCGACGCGCTGCCCACGCTGAACTACACCAGGCGTGGCTTCCGCCTGAAGGACAGGCGCCTGCACCTGGCGGGCGGCATCGTCCTGACCGTGGTGTGGTCCCGCGACCTGCCGTCGGTCCCGTCGTCGGTACGGGTGTACCGAGACAGTCTCGGCCACTGGTACGCGTCCTTCGTCGTCGCCGCCGAGGCGCAGCCGCTCCCCGCCACGGGCGCCGTGCTCGGTGTCGACTGGGGCGTCAAGGAGACCGCCACCACCACATCCGACGCCCACGACCTGCCCCACCCGCAGCACGGGATGAACGCCGCGCGGCGTCTCGCCCGCTATCAGCGGATGATGGCCCGCCGCCGCCCCGCCAAGGGGCAGCCTGCGTCCAGGGGCTACCGCGAAGCGCAACGGCAGGCCGCGAAGGTGCACAAGAAGGTCGCGCGGCAGCGGCAGGACACCGGCCGCAAGTGGGCCAAGCGTGTCGTCCGCGACCACGACACCGTCGCCGTCGAGGACTTCCGGCCGAAGTTCCTCGCCCGGACGTCGATGGCCCGCAAGGCGGCGGACGCCGCGATCGGCGCCACCAAGACAGCCTTGATCGAGATGGGCCGCAAGCACGGGCGGGACATCCGACTCGTGCACCCCGCGCACACCACCATGGACTGCGCGTCGTGCGGAGCGAGAACCAAGCACGCACTTCCACTTTCGGAACGTACCTACACCTGCACCGCGTGCGGGCTTGTGTCCCCCAGGGACAAGAACTCCGCACACGTGATGCTCGTCCGGGCTGGTCTCAACCCGGCTGGCGCCGAGGGCGTAAGACCTCCGGGAGCGCTGCTCCCGGAGGCAGCCTGA